A genomic stretch from Sulfurimonas sediminis includes:
- the rsfS gene encoding ribosome silencing factor codes for MQDRIQNIVNTLDKNKAESIEVFDLRDKNYFVDYAVIASSLGQKHTTALLDHLKNELKPAEHFNNVDESGDWIVVDLGDILIHIMTPEYRTKYDMETFLGELGSH; via the coding sequence ATGCAAGACAGAATACAAAACATAGTAAACACACTCGATAAAAACAAAGCGGAATCCATAGAGGTTTTTGACCTTCGTGACAAAAACTATTTCGTTGATTATGCGGTTATAGCCTCTTCACTCGGACAAAAACATACAACTGCACTTTTGGACCATTTAAAAAATGAACTCAAACCTGCCGAACATTTTAACAATGTAGATGAAAGCGGTGACTGGATTGTGGTTGATTTAGGTGACATACTTATTCATATAATGACTCCGGAATACAGAACAAAATATGATATGGAAACGTTTTTAGGGGAGCTTGGAAGTCACTAG
- the mltF gene encoding membrane-bound lytic murein transglycosylase MltF, protein MNRYMYSFILFVFALSFFAFGWVSHTAYVPYEKEQEQTLLDTIRENKTLNVVLLNAPSTYYIGPDGPQGFEYDLLQSYAEHLGADLNITTAHTVKEAIALSKNPNIHITSASLSKTPHREKKFHFGPSYFEVEEQVICNRGMLRGSNFPRNVEELAGLNIMVGADTSYSETIKSLQADGYEINATTTSEYSTEELLEKVAKHEIDCTIADSNIYALNLRYFPEIALAFSISKREQLAWLLPKNAKELEADMYAWLNDYNQKGKMTQLKDHYYSYILFFDYYNTKMFYKRMKSRLPKYEKYFKYAAKRFDIPWTLLASVSYQESHWNAKAKSFTGVRGLMMLTQRTAKMLGVKNRLNPKESVIGGTRHLKQMIKFVPKEVEGENRLKFALAAYNIGMGHIKDAQKLAKKLGLNPNIWSDLKIVLPLLSQKKYYRTLKYGYARGAEPVKYVESIYNYKDILDKQNKVLKTDLVTSKLP, encoded by the coding sequence ATGAATAGATACATGTACAGTTTCATATTATTTGTTTTTGCACTCTCTTTTTTTGCATTTGGCTGGGTCAGCCATACTGCCTATGTACCCTATGAAAAAGAGCAGGAACAGACACTGCTTGATACAATTCGCGAAAACAAAACTTTAAATGTTGTTCTGCTCAATGCTCCTTCGACCTACTATATAGGTCCGGACGGTCCACAGGGTTTTGAATATGATTTGCTGCAGTCATATGCAGAACATTTAGGAGCAGATTTAAATATTACAACAGCGCATACTGTCAAAGAAGCAATAGCACTCTCCAAAAACCCAAATATTCATATCACCTCTGCATCTTTGTCAAAAACACCACACAGAGAAAAAAAATTTCATTTTGGACCTTCGTATTTTGAAGTCGAAGAGCAGGTGATTTGTAACAGAGGAATGTTGCGCGGATCAAATTTTCCAAGAAATGTGGAGGAGTTGGCAGGATTAAATATTATGGTAGGGGCTGACACAAGTTACAGTGAAACGATAAAATCACTTCAGGCAGACGGATATGAAATAAATGCAACGACAACTTCAGAGTACTCCACAGAAGAGTTACTTGAAAAGGTTGCCAAACATGAGATAGACTGTACAATAGCCGATTCAAATATTTATGCACTTAATTTGCGATATTTTCCTGAAATAGCACTTGCTTTTTCCATCAGTAAACGAGAACAGCTGGCATGGCTGCTCCCAAAAAATGCAAAAGAGCTTGAAGCTGACATGTATGCCTGGCTCAATGATTACAACCAAAAAGGCAAGATGACACAGCTTAAAGACCACTATTACAGCTATATTCTTTTCTTTGATTATTATAATACAAAAATGTTTTACAAAAGAATGAAAAGCAGACTGCCAAAGTATGAAAAATATTTTAAGTATGCTGCAAAAAGATTTGATATTCCGTGGACACTGCTGGCATCTGTTTCGTATCAGGAGTCACACTGGAATGCAAAAGCCAAAAGTTTTACAGGTGTTCGCGGGTTGATGATGCTGACACAGCGTACAGCAAAGATGTTAGGTGTGAAAAACAGATTGAATCCCAAAGAGAGTGTCATTGGCGGAACACGGCATTTAAAACAGATGATAAAATTTGTTCCCAAAGAGGTAGAAGGGGAGAACAGACTAAAATTTGCCCTGGCTGCTTACAATATAGGTATGGGGCATATAAAAGATGCGCAAAAATTAGCAAAAAAACTTGGGCTAAACCCAAATATCTGGAGTGATTTGAAAATAGTACTGCCTCTGCTCTCACAAAAAAAGTATTACAGGACTCTGAAATACGGGTATGCAAGAGGAGCAGAGCCTGTAAAATATGTTGAGTCTATCTATAACTATAAAGATATTTTAGATAAACAAAACAAGGTGTTGAAAACTGATCTAGTGACTTCCAAGCTCCCCTAA